A genomic region of Notamacropus eugenii isolate mMacEug1 chromosome 3, mMacEug1.pri_v2, whole genome shotgun sequence contains the following coding sequences:
- the SLC4A2 gene encoding anion exchange protein 2 isoform X1 yields MREVGVGALAPGRRMGKLVRSVDDRPRSTCWGSTERGCCASCYPKGLCSQARSPAGLCKTSSLGSPARVCCPQVVQGVAGTVRRANTLAMSSTPRRPALGTGPGPGPFRTPEPEGSGPHAGPGCPPFAEQEDDELHRTLGLERFDEILQEAGSRSGDEPGRSYGEEDFEYHRQSSHHIHHPLSTHLPPDARRRKNTQGAGRKQRKRPGASPTGETPTIEEGEEDEDEASEAESGRAAPPRSPSSTPTSVQFFLHEDDSTERKPEGPVPSSPPKPSHQETSPKAPRGVLPGAPAEEASGGAVGGEDGGAPGRPSAKAQPGHRSYNLQERRRIGSMTGAEQALLPRVPTDESEAQTLGTADLDLMKSHRFEDVPGVRRHLVRKNAKGPVQGGREGREPGPTPRTRPRPPHQPHEVFVELNELLLDKNQEPQWRETARWIKFEEDVEEETDRWGKPHVASLSFRSLLELRRTLAHGAVLLDLDQQTLPGVAHQVVEQMVISDQIKAEDRANVLRALLLKHSHPSDEKDFSFPRNISAGSLGSLLGHHHGQGTESDPHVTEPLIGGVPETRLEIEKERELPPAAPPAGITRSKSKHELKLLEKIPENAEATVVLVGCVEFLSRPTMAFVRLREAAELDAVLEVPVPVRFLFLLLGPSSANMDYHEIGRSISTLMSDKQFHEAAYLADEREDLLTAINAFLDCSVVLPPSEVQGEELLRSVAHFQRQMLKKREEQGRLLPTGAGLEPKSPQDKALLQMAEASGGVDDDDPLRRTGRPFGGLIRDVRRRYPHYLSDFRDALDPQCLAAVIFIYFAALSPAITFGGLLGEKTEDLIGVSELIMATALQGVIFCLLGAQPLLVIGFSGPLLVFEEAFFSFCSSNGLEYLVGRVWIGFWLVLLALLMVALEGSFLVRFVSRFTQEIFAFLISLIFIYETFFKLIKIFQEHPLHGCIVSNGSEPVEVENKTWTETMVVLRNGSAPSEKEARKLKGQPNTALLSLVLMAGTFFIAFFLRKFKNSRFFPGRIRRVIGDFGVPIAILIMVLVDYSVEDTYTQKLSVPSGFSVTAPEKRGWVIHPLGKNGDFPVWMMIASFLPAILVFILIFMETQITTLIISKKERMLQKGSGFHLDLLLIVGMGGLCALFGLPWLAAATVRSVTHANALTVMSKAVAPGDKPKIQEVKEQRVTGLLVAVLVGLSMVIGDLLRQIPLAVLFGIFLYMGVTSLNGIQFYERLHLLLMPPKHHPDVTYVKKVRTLRMHLFTALQLLCLALLWAVMSTAASLAFPFILILTVPLRMVLLTRIFTEREMKCLDANEAEPVFDEREGVDEYNEMPMPV; encoded by the exons ATgcgggaggtgggggtgggagcgCTGGCCCCGGGAAGAAGGATGGGGAAACTTGTCCGCAGTGTAGACGACCGGCCCAGGTCCACTTGTTGGGGTTCTACAGAACGGGGGTGCTGCGCTTCCTGCTATCCAAAAGGGCTCTGCAGTCAGGCGCGGTCTCCGGCAGGGCTCTGCAAGACCTCCAGCCTCGGCTCCCCAGCTAG GGTATGCTGCCCTCAAGTTGTCCAGGGAGTTGCAGGGACAGTGAGAAGGGCTAACACCTTGGCAATGAGCAGCACTCCCAGACGTCCTGCCCTGGGCACCGGCCCAGGTCCTGGTCCCTTCCGAACA CCTGAGCCAGAGGGCTCAGGCCCCCACGCGGGCCCCGGGTGCCCTCCGTTCGCCGAACAGGAAGACGACGAGCTGCACCGCACTTTGGGCCTGGAGCGCTTTGATGAGATTCTGCAAGAGGCAGGATCCCGCAGCGGGGACGAGCCGGGCCGAAGCTATGGGGAGGAAGACTTTGAGT ACCACCGCCAGTCTTCCCACCACATCCATCACCCACTGTCTACCCACCTGCCTCCGGACGCGCGCCGTAGAAAGAACACCCAGGGTGCTGGCAGAAAACAGCGCAAACGCCCAGGAGCCTCCCCCACGGGAGAAACCCCCACCATTGAGGAGGGTGAGGAAGACGAGGATGAGGCCAGCGAAGCGGAGAGCGGCCGGGCGGCTCCCCCGCGGTCTCCGAGCTCCACTCCGACTTCTGTCCAG TTCTTCCTCCACGAGGACGATAGCACTGAGAGAAAACCAGAGGGACCTGTTCCTTCTTCCCCACCGAAACCCTCCCACCAAGAAACAAGCCCCAAAGCTCCTAGAGGGGTCCTGCCCGG GGCTCCAGCAGAAGAGGCATCCGGAGGTGCTGtggggggagaggatggaggagcGCCAGGTCGTCCTTCTGCTAAAGCCCAACCGGGGCACCGAAGCTACAACCTGCAGGAGCGGCGCAGAATTGGGAGCATGACAGGGGCTGAGCAGGCACTGCTGCCCAGGGTGCCTACAGATGAGAGTGAAGCCCAAACCCTGGGCACTGCTGACCTGGACCTCATGAAAA GTCACCGGTTTGAGGATGTGCCAGGTGTGCGGCGTCATTTAGTGAGGAAGAATGCCAAGGGACCTGTGCAGGGgggcagagaggggagagagccTGGCCCTACACCACGCACTCGACCCCGGCCTCCCCACCAGCCCCATGAG GTGTTTGTGGAGCTCAATGAGCTCTTGCTGGACAAAAACCAGGAGCCTCAGTGGAGAGAGACAGCTCGCTGGATCAAGTTTGAGGAGGATGTGGAGGAGGAGACTGACAGATGGGGAAAGCCCCATgtagcctcactttctttccGAAGCCTACTAGAACTTCGGAGAACCCTGGCTCATG GGGCTGTTCTCCTAGATCTGGATCAGCAGACGCTGCCGGGGGTGGCACACCAGGTGGTAGAGCAAATGGTCATCTCTGACCAGATCAAGGCTGAGGACCGGGCAAATGTGCTTCGGGCCCTGCTGCTGAAACACAG CCATCCAAGTGATGAGAAAGATTTCTCCTTTCCCCGAAACATTTCTGCTGGCTCCCTGGGGTCACTGCTTGGGCATCACCATGGTCAGGGGACTGAGAGTGACCCCCATGTCACTGAGCCTCTGATTGGGGGAGTTCCTGAGACCCGCctggagatagagaaagag CGGGAGCTGCCTCCTGCTGCCCCTCCCGCAGGCATTACTCGATCCAAGTCCAAGCATGAACTGAAGCTGCTGGAAAAAATTCCTGAGAATGCAGAGGCCACTGTGGTGCTCGTGG GCTGCGTCGAGTTCCTGTCCCGGCCCACCATGGCCTTTGTGAGGCTTCGGGAGGCCGCGGAGCTGGACGCTGTACTTGAGGTGCCTGTGCCTGTGCGCTTCCTTTTCTTGCTGCTGGGCCCGAGCAGCGCCAACATGGACTACCACGAGATTGGCCGCTCTATCTCCACCCTCATGTCGGACAAG CAATTCCATGAGGCAGCCTACCTGGCAGATGAGAGGGAAGATCTGCTGACCGCCATCAATGCCTTCTTGGACTGCAGCGTGGTGCTGCCACCATCGGAGGTGCAGGGCGAGGAGCTCCTCCGGTCGGTAGCCCACTTCCAGCGACAGATGCTTAAGAAGCGTGAGGAGCAAGGGCGGCTGTTGCCTACGGGTGCTGGGTTGGAGCCCAAATCCCCTCAAGACAAGG CACTCCTACAGATGGCAGAAGCATCAGGGGGAGTAGATGATGATGATCCTCTTCGGCGTACGGGCCGGCCCTTTGGAGGACTGATTCGGGATGTGCGGCGCCGTTATCCTCACTACCTGAGTGACTTCCGAGATGCACTggatcctcagtgtttagcagcTGTCATCTTCATCTACTTTGCTGCCCTGTCCCCTGCCATCACCTTTGGGGGGCTGCTTG gagaaaagacagaagatctCATTGGTGTTTCTGAGCTGATCATGGCCACAGCTCTCCAGGGTGTGATCTTCTGCTTGCTGGGTGCCCAGCCCTTGCTCGTCATTGGTTTTTCTGGGCCTCTGCTGGTCTTTGAGGAAGCATTCTTCTCG TTTTGCAGCTCCAATGGCCTGGAATACCTGGTGGGCCGAGTGTGGATTGGGTTTTGGTTGGTGCTCCTGGCTCTGCTGATGGTGGCATTAGAGGGCAGTTTCCTTGTCCGCTTCGTCTCCCGGTTCACCCAGGAGATCTTTGCCTtcctcatctctctcattttcatcTATGAGACCTTCTTCAAGCTGATCAAG ATCTTCCAAGAGCACCCACTCCATGGCTGCATTGTCTCCAATGGCTCTGAGCCAGTAGAGGTCGAGAATAAAACGTGGACAGAAACAATGGTGGTACTGAGAAATGGGAGTGCACCTAGTGAGAAGGAGGCCCGGAAACTGAAGGGTCAGCCCAATACAGCTCTGCTGTCCCTTGTGCTCATGGCTGGGACCTTTTTCATTGCCTTTTTCCTTCGAAAGTTCAAGAACAGCAGATTCTTCCCAGGGAGG ATCCGAAGAGTGATTGGAGACTTTGGGGTTCCCATTGCAATTCTCATCATGGTGCTGGTGGATTACAGTGTGGAAGACACCTACACCCAG AAGCTGAGTGTTCCCAGTGGGTTCTCAGTGACAGCCCCTGAGAAACGGGGCTGGGTAATCCATCCTCTGGGGAAAAATGGAGACTTTCCAGTTTGGATGATGATTGCCAGCTTTCTGCCGGCCATTCTTGtcttcatcctcatcttcatGGAGACTCAGATCACAAC GCTGATCATCTCCAAGAAGGAGCGCATGCTACAGAAAGGCTCTGGCTTCCACCTGGACCTGCTGCTGATTGTGGGCATGGGAGGTCTCTGCGCCCTCTTTGGCCTGCCCTGGCTGGCTGCTGCCACCGTCCGCTCTGTCACACATGCTAATGCACTTACTGTCATGAGCAAAGCTGTGGCACCGGGGGACAAGCCCAAGATCCAGGAAGTCAAGGAGCAGAGGGTGACGGGGCTACTGGTGGCTGTGCTTGTGG GCCTCTCCATGGTGATTGGGGACCTGCTGCGTCAGATCCCCTTGGCTGTGCTCTTTGGGATCTTCTTGTATATGGGTGTGACCTCCCTAAATGGCATCCAGTTCTATGAACGGCTACACTTGCTGCTTATGCCACCCAAGCACCACCCTGATGTCACCTATGTCAAGAAG GTTCGGACACTTCGAATGCACTTGTTCACAGCCCTGCAGCTCCTGTGCCTGGCCCTGCTCTGGGCAGTCATGTCCACAGCCGCCTCTCTTGCCTTCCCTTTCATCCTCATCCTCACAGTGCCGCTCCGTATGGTGCTACTCACACGAATTTTCACAGAGCGAGAGATGAAATGC CTGGATGCTAATGAAGCTGAGCCGGTGTTCGATGAGAGGGAGGGCGTGGATGAGTATAACGAGATGCCTATGCCGGTGTAG
- the SLC4A2 gene encoding anion exchange protein 2 isoform X2, producing MSSTPRRPALGTGPGPGPFRTPEPEGSGPHAGPGCPPFAEQEDDELHRTLGLERFDEILQEAGSRSGDEPGRSYGEEDFEYHRQSSHHIHHPLSTHLPPDARRRKNTQGAGRKQRKRPGASPTGETPTIEEGEEDEDEASEAESGRAAPPRSPSSTPTSVQFFLHEDDSTERKPEGPVPSSPPKPSHQETSPKAPRGVLPGAPAEEASGGAVGGEDGGAPGRPSAKAQPGHRSYNLQERRRIGSMTGAEQALLPRVPTDESEAQTLGTADLDLMKSHRFEDVPGVRRHLVRKNAKGPVQGGREGREPGPTPRTRPRPPHQPHEVFVELNELLLDKNQEPQWRETARWIKFEEDVEEETDRWGKPHVASLSFRSLLELRRTLAHGAVLLDLDQQTLPGVAHQVVEQMVISDQIKAEDRANVLRALLLKHSHPSDEKDFSFPRNISAGSLGSLLGHHHGQGTESDPHVTEPLIGGVPETRLEIEKERELPPAAPPAGITRSKSKHELKLLEKIPENAEATVVLVGCVEFLSRPTMAFVRLREAAELDAVLEVPVPVRFLFLLLGPSSANMDYHEIGRSISTLMSDKQFHEAAYLADEREDLLTAINAFLDCSVVLPPSEVQGEELLRSVAHFQRQMLKKREEQGRLLPTGAGLEPKSPQDKALLQMAEASGGVDDDDPLRRTGRPFGGLIRDVRRRYPHYLSDFRDALDPQCLAAVIFIYFAALSPAITFGGLLGEKTEDLIGVSELIMATALQGVIFCLLGAQPLLVIGFSGPLLVFEEAFFSFCSSNGLEYLVGRVWIGFWLVLLALLMVALEGSFLVRFVSRFTQEIFAFLISLIFIYETFFKLIKIFQEHPLHGCIVSNGSEPVEVENKTWTETMVVLRNGSAPSEKEARKLKGQPNTALLSLVLMAGTFFIAFFLRKFKNSRFFPGRIRRVIGDFGVPIAILIMVLVDYSVEDTYTQKLSVPSGFSVTAPEKRGWVIHPLGKNGDFPVWMMIASFLPAILVFILIFMETQITTLIISKKERMLQKGSGFHLDLLLIVGMGGLCALFGLPWLAAATVRSVTHANALTVMSKAVAPGDKPKIQEVKEQRVTGLLVAVLVGLSMVIGDLLRQIPLAVLFGIFLYMGVTSLNGIQFYERLHLLLMPPKHHPDVTYVKKVRTLRMHLFTALQLLCLALLWAVMSTAASLAFPFILILTVPLRMVLLTRIFTEREMKCLDANEAEPVFDEREGVDEYNEMPMPV from the exons ATGAGCAGCACTCCCAGACGTCCTGCCCTGGGCACCGGCCCAGGTCCTGGTCCCTTCCGAACA CCTGAGCCAGAGGGCTCAGGCCCCCACGCGGGCCCCGGGTGCCCTCCGTTCGCCGAACAGGAAGACGACGAGCTGCACCGCACTTTGGGCCTGGAGCGCTTTGATGAGATTCTGCAAGAGGCAGGATCCCGCAGCGGGGACGAGCCGGGCCGAAGCTATGGGGAGGAAGACTTTGAGT ACCACCGCCAGTCTTCCCACCACATCCATCACCCACTGTCTACCCACCTGCCTCCGGACGCGCGCCGTAGAAAGAACACCCAGGGTGCTGGCAGAAAACAGCGCAAACGCCCAGGAGCCTCCCCCACGGGAGAAACCCCCACCATTGAGGAGGGTGAGGAAGACGAGGATGAGGCCAGCGAAGCGGAGAGCGGCCGGGCGGCTCCCCCGCGGTCTCCGAGCTCCACTCCGACTTCTGTCCAG TTCTTCCTCCACGAGGACGATAGCACTGAGAGAAAACCAGAGGGACCTGTTCCTTCTTCCCCACCGAAACCCTCCCACCAAGAAACAAGCCCCAAAGCTCCTAGAGGGGTCCTGCCCGG GGCTCCAGCAGAAGAGGCATCCGGAGGTGCTGtggggggagaggatggaggagcGCCAGGTCGTCCTTCTGCTAAAGCCCAACCGGGGCACCGAAGCTACAACCTGCAGGAGCGGCGCAGAATTGGGAGCATGACAGGGGCTGAGCAGGCACTGCTGCCCAGGGTGCCTACAGATGAGAGTGAAGCCCAAACCCTGGGCACTGCTGACCTGGACCTCATGAAAA GTCACCGGTTTGAGGATGTGCCAGGTGTGCGGCGTCATTTAGTGAGGAAGAATGCCAAGGGACCTGTGCAGGGgggcagagaggggagagagccTGGCCCTACACCACGCACTCGACCCCGGCCTCCCCACCAGCCCCATGAG GTGTTTGTGGAGCTCAATGAGCTCTTGCTGGACAAAAACCAGGAGCCTCAGTGGAGAGAGACAGCTCGCTGGATCAAGTTTGAGGAGGATGTGGAGGAGGAGACTGACAGATGGGGAAAGCCCCATgtagcctcactttctttccGAAGCCTACTAGAACTTCGGAGAACCCTGGCTCATG GGGCTGTTCTCCTAGATCTGGATCAGCAGACGCTGCCGGGGGTGGCACACCAGGTGGTAGAGCAAATGGTCATCTCTGACCAGATCAAGGCTGAGGACCGGGCAAATGTGCTTCGGGCCCTGCTGCTGAAACACAG CCATCCAAGTGATGAGAAAGATTTCTCCTTTCCCCGAAACATTTCTGCTGGCTCCCTGGGGTCACTGCTTGGGCATCACCATGGTCAGGGGACTGAGAGTGACCCCCATGTCACTGAGCCTCTGATTGGGGGAGTTCCTGAGACCCGCctggagatagagaaagag CGGGAGCTGCCTCCTGCTGCCCCTCCCGCAGGCATTACTCGATCCAAGTCCAAGCATGAACTGAAGCTGCTGGAAAAAATTCCTGAGAATGCAGAGGCCACTGTGGTGCTCGTGG GCTGCGTCGAGTTCCTGTCCCGGCCCACCATGGCCTTTGTGAGGCTTCGGGAGGCCGCGGAGCTGGACGCTGTACTTGAGGTGCCTGTGCCTGTGCGCTTCCTTTTCTTGCTGCTGGGCCCGAGCAGCGCCAACATGGACTACCACGAGATTGGCCGCTCTATCTCCACCCTCATGTCGGACAAG CAATTCCATGAGGCAGCCTACCTGGCAGATGAGAGGGAAGATCTGCTGACCGCCATCAATGCCTTCTTGGACTGCAGCGTGGTGCTGCCACCATCGGAGGTGCAGGGCGAGGAGCTCCTCCGGTCGGTAGCCCACTTCCAGCGACAGATGCTTAAGAAGCGTGAGGAGCAAGGGCGGCTGTTGCCTACGGGTGCTGGGTTGGAGCCCAAATCCCCTCAAGACAAGG CACTCCTACAGATGGCAGAAGCATCAGGGGGAGTAGATGATGATGATCCTCTTCGGCGTACGGGCCGGCCCTTTGGAGGACTGATTCGGGATGTGCGGCGCCGTTATCCTCACTACCTGAGTGACTTCCGAGATGCACTggatcctcagtgtttagcagcTGTCATCTTCATCTACTTTGCTGCCCTGTCCCCTGCCATCACCTTTGGGGGGCTGCTTG gagaaaagacagaagatctCATTGGTGTTTCTGAGCTGATCATGGCCACAGCTCTCCAGGGTGTGATCTTCTGCTTGCTGGGTGCCCAGCCCTTGCTCGTCATTGGTTTTTCTGGGCCTCTGCTGGTCTTTGAGGAAGCATTCTTCTCG TTTTGCAGCTCCAATGGCCTGGAATACCTGGTGGGCCGAGTGTGGATTGGGTTTTGGTTGGTGCTCCTGGCTCTGCTGATGGTGGCATTAGAGGGCAGTTTCCTTGTCCGCTTCGTCTCCCGGTTCACCCAGGAGATCTTTGCCTtcctcatctctctcattttcatcTATGAGACCTTCTTCAAGCTGATCAAG ATCTTCCAAGAGCACCCACTCCATGGCTGCATTGTCTCCAATGGCTCTGAGCCAGTAGAGGTCGAGAATAAAACGTGGACAGAAACAATGGTGGTACTGAGAAATGGGAGTGCACCTAGTGAGAAGGAGGCCCGGAAACTGAAGGGTCAGCCCAATACAGCTCTGCTGTCCCTTGTGCTCATGGCTGGGACCTTTTTCATTGCCTTTTTCCTTCGAAAGTTCAAGAACAGCAGATTCTTCCCAGGGAGG ATCCGAAGAGTGATTGGAGACTTTGGGGTTCCCATTGCAATTCTCATCATGGTGCTGGTGGATTACAGTGTGGAAGACACCTACACCCAG AAGCTGAGTGTTCCCAGTGGGTTCTCAGTGACAGCCCCTGAGAAACGGGGCTGGGTAATCCATCCTCTGGGGAAAAATGGAGACTTTCCAGTTTGGATGATGATTGCCAGCTTTCTGCCGGCCATTCTTGtcttcatcctcatcttcatGGAGACTCAGATCACAAC GCTGATCATCTCCAAGAAGGAGCGCATGCTACAGAAAGGCTCTGGCTTCCACCTGGACCTGCTGCTGATTGTGGGCATGGGAGGTCTCTGCGCCCTCTTTGGCCTGCCCTGGCTGGCTGCTGCCACCGTCCGCTCTGTCACACATGCTAATGCACTTACTGTCATGAGCAAAGCTGTGGCACCGGGGGACAAGCCCAAGATCCAGGAAGTCAAGGAGCAGAGGGTGACGGGGCTACTGGTGGCTGTGCTTGTGG GCCTCTCCATGGTGATTGGGGACCTGCTGCGTCAGATCCCCTTGGCTGTGCTCTTTGGGATCTTCTTGTATATGGGTGTGACCTCCCTAAATGGCATCCAGTTCTATGAACGGCTACACTTGCTGCTTATGCCACCCAAGCACCACCCTGATGTCACCTATGTCAAGAAG GTTCGGACACTTCGAATGCACTTGTTCACAGCCCTGCAGCTCCTGTGCCTGGCCCTGCTCTGGGCAGTCATGTCCACAGCCGCCTCTCTTGCCTTCCCTTTCATCCTCATCCTCACAGTGCCGCTCCGTATGGTGCTACTCACACGAATTTTCACAGAGCGAGAGATGAAATGC CTGGATGCTAATGAAGCTGAGCCGGTGTTCGATGAGAGGGAGGGCGTGGATGAGTATAACGAGATGCCTATGCCGGTGTAG